Proteins from one Anastrepha obliqua isolate idAnaObli1 chromosome 2, idAnaObli1_1.0, whole genome shotgun sequence genomic window:
- the LOC129238777 gene encoding pH-sensitive chloride channel 2-like translates to MRILFVALQICVINLNLVLGDTIEEPILSSLNTGNANSKTCTDFNISDSETTTNCPSLQNADSLSQTQLIFRLTSPCRYDRFERPCPVPENKCLVEKPTDVYVRLYIYAIKITDANNLDFNIFGFLQLRYFDFRLAFEGYAPNRVQPIYGETELRERLWVPPILFANEQNSAFLGTDENDILTIVMPNGMLTLSTRIQASLSCWIAVNKFPFNDLQCSAIIESWLYNSSEVLLHWEDAAVDFDQNINSTEYALQDSWNNETVVQNRRTDLRYSLLGGNYSSISFTVYLTRSSLFYTTSYFLPSMMLVGMSWVSFWLQPDQTPARTTLGTSTMLSLFTLTSYYNREINTLSYPQFFEVWFFSCTFFIFGSLIEFAFVNTIWRRKRCLKLKKVNSKYIFKSTLTPKVIPQKNIYDCETDGNIKGFTDNNRELQSTKVHENVARCDDETWITMTPQETSLWIDRKARFVFPLLFLIFNAIYWTFILCL, encoded by the exons atgagAATTTTATTTGTAGCTCTACAGATCTGTGTAATTAACCTTAATCTAGTTTTGGGTGATACCATCGAAG AACCCATTCTAAGTTCTTTGAATACGGGaaatgcaaattcaaaaacGTGCACCGACTTCAATATATCTGATTCAGAGACTACAACGAATTGTCCCTCGCTCCAGAATGCCGACTCGCTGTCACAAACACAACTGATTTTTCGACTTACCTCACCATGTCGCTATGATCGCTTTGAGAGGCCGTGCCCAGTGCCTGAAAATAAATGCTTGGTTGAAAAACCGACGGATGTTTATGTGCGGCTTTATATTTATGCCATAAAAATAACGGATGCTAATAATTTGGACTTTAACATTTTTGGGTTTCTACAACTTCGCTATTTTGATTTTAGATTAGCTTTTGAAGGCTATGCTCCAAATCGTGTGCAGCCCATATATGGCGAGACTGAATTACGCGAGCGACTTTGGGTGCCGCCAATACTATTTGCAAATGAGCAAAACTCCGCTTTTCTGGGAACGGATGAAAATGATATTTTGACAATTGTCATGCCAAATGGAATGCTAACCCTTTCAACTCGCATACAAGCGTCATTGTCGTGTTGGATAGCCGTAAATAAATTCCCCTTCAACGATCTACAATGTTCTGCAATAATAGAAAGTTGGCTGTACAATTCTTCGGAAGTGCTATTGCATTGGGAGGATGCAGCCGTCGATTTTGATCAAAATATAAACTCGACAGAGTACGCCTTGCAAGACTCTTGGAATAATGAGACGGTTGTGCAAAATAGAAGAACTGATTTGCGCTATTCCTTATTGGGTGGCAACTATAGTTCGATAAGTTTTACTGTTTACTTAACACGGAGTTCGCTGTTTTACACCACGTCCTATTTTCTACCTTCAATGATGCTTGTCGGAATGTCTTGGGTTTCGTTTTGGCTTCAACCAGACCAAACACCAGCACGAACTACCTTAGGCACAAGCACCATGCTCTCGCTTTTTACATTAACTTCATATTATAATAGAGAAATCAATACATTAAGTTATCCGCAGTTTTTCGAAGTTTGGTTTTTCAGCTGTACATTCTTCATATTTGGCAGTCTAATTGAATTTGCATTTGTGAATACTATTTGGCGCCGAAAGCGATGCTTGAAATTGAAGAAAGTAAATagtaaatacattttcaaaTCAACTTTAACTCCGAAGGTTATACCACAGAAAAATATCTATGATTGCGAGACGGATGGCAACATAAAAGGTTTCACTGATAATAATCGTGAGCTGCAGTCAACTAAAGTACATGAAAATGTTGCTAGATGCGATGACGAAACATGGATTACGATGACACCACAAGAGACTTCGCTTTGGATTGATCGCAAAGCGAGATTTGTGTTTCctttactttttcttatttttaatgcaatttattGGACCTTCATATTATGCTTGTAA